GCCTGGGTGTGGCCGACCAACGACGTCGACGGCTACTACCGCGAGGTCGCGGCCGGCCGTTGCCCCGAGCTGATGCCGGTGGGCATCAGCTGCCCGACCGCCAAGGACCCCGAGGGCACGCACTCCGCGCCGCCCGGCTACTCGACGCTCGAGCTGGTGAGCTGGGCGCCGAAGGACCACGCGTTCTGGAACGTCGACACCGACCCGGGCGACGGCGACGGCTACGGCCGCGACGAGCGCTACCGGCAGCTCAAGGACGAGCTCACCCAGCGGGTGCTGGACACCGCCGAGCTGATGATCCCCGACCTCCGCGAGCGGATGGTCTTCTGCGAGGCCTCCACGCCGATCACCCAGGAGCGCTTCACCCTCACCAGCGACGGTTCCTGCTACGGCATCGCGCCGCTCCTGCGCAACCTCGGCCCGTTCCGGCCGCGGGTCACGACCCACATCCCAGGGCTCTTCCTCGCCGGGGGCAGCACCCAGCACATGTTCGGCATCAACGCCACGATCTGGGGCGGGATGGGCACCGCCGGGACCATCCTGGGGCGCGACCTGGTCGAGGAGGTGCGCGACGGGGCCGTCTTCGTCGACGAGGCGCGCCTGACCGAGATCACGGACGACTTCGACCCGCTGCTCGCCTCCAAGCCGGGGTCGGCGATCCGGCGGCCCGCGCGCCGCCGTCCCCGGGCCACGGCCTGACCGGCTCGGGGACACAGCCGGGCCCGCCCCCGGTCGTACGCTCGGCCGCGTGAGTGTGCGTCGTGTGGTCGTCGTCGGCGCCGGCCTGTCCGGCGTGGCCTGCGCCCGCGAGCTGCGGTCGGCGGGCCTGGACACCACGGTGGTCGACCGTGGCCGGGTGCCCGGCGGCCGGATGGCCGCGCGGCGGTTGTGGGACCGGCCCGTCGACCTCGGGGCGTCCTACCTCACCGTCAGCGACCCGGGCTTCGCCGCCGTCGTCGACGACTGGGCGGCGCGCGGCCTGGCGCGCGAGTGGACCGACACCCTCTCCGTCCTCGGCGACGGCGACCCCGCGGAGACGGTCGGCCCGATGCGCTGGGGGGCGGCCCACGGCCTGCGCTCGCTGGTCGAGGACCTCGCGCGCGGCCTCGACGTCCACCGGCGAGACGTCACGACCCTCGACGAGGCCGACGCGGCGGACGCCGTCGTCCTGGCCATGCCCGACCCGCAGGCCCGGCGACTGGTGGGCGACCACCCGGTGGCCGAGGCCCTGACCCGGGAATGGGAGCCGGTCGTCGCGGTGGCCGCCCGGTGGCTGCGGCGCACCTGGGACGACGCGAGCCCGGGCGGTCGCTTCGAGGGCGCGTTCGTCAACGGCGACCCCGATGTCGGCTGGATCGCCGACGACGGCCGGCGTCGCGGTGACGACGCCCCCGTGCTCGTCGCCCACTCGACGCCCGAGCGCGCCGCGCGGCACCTCGACGACCCGGCGGCGGCCGCCCCGGCCGTCGTGGGTGCGGTCCGCCGACTGGTCGGTGCGGCCGAGCCCGACGACGTGCACGTCCACCGCTGGACCTTCGCCCGTCCGGTGGGACGCCGCGACGACCCCTTCGCCCTGGTCGAGGGGGCGCGGCTGGTCGGCGTCTGCGGCGACGGGTGGGGGCAGCGGCCGCGGGTCGAGGCCGCCTGGCTCTCGGGCGTACGCCTGGGGCGGGCGCTGGCCGAGCGGCTCGGGTGAGGGCCGCGTCACCTGGGGCGGAAGCCCGAGCACATGATCCGCAGGTGCTCGATCGCGTCGCCTCCGCGGTAGTAGGCCTGCTGCTCGGCGACGTACGAGCCGCCGGGGTTGGTCAGGTCGAGGCGGTAGCCCACGTGCGAGGTGTCGGCCACGTCCTCGCGCTCGGAGACGTCGACCACCCGC
The sequence above is drawn from the Nocardioides sp. zg-1228 genome and encodes:
- a CDS encoding FAD-dependent oxidoreductase, encoding MSVRRVVVVGAGLSGVACARELRSAGLDTTVVDRGRVPGGRMAARRLWDRPVDLGASYLTVSDPGFAAVVDDWAARGLAREWTDTLSVLGDGDPAETVGPMRWGAAHGLRSLVEDLARGLDVHRRDVTTLDEADAADAVVLAMPDPQARRLVGDHPVAEALTREWEPVVAVAARWLRRTWDDASPGGRFEGAFVNGDPDVGWIADDGRRRGDDAPVLVAHSTPERAARHLDDPAAAAPAVVGAVRRLVGAAEPDDVHVHRWTFARPVGRRDDPFALVEGARLVGVCGDGWGQRPRVEAAWLSGVRLGRALAERLG